In Silene latifolia isolate original U9 population chromosome X, ASM4854445v1, whole genome shotgun sequence, the following proteins share a genomic window:
- the LOC141617152 gene encoding uncharacterized protein LOC141617152, protein MELIADYDMKIIYHKGKVNVVADALSRNIVHSLCTAMSLMKLKDEMTKMGIHFISKGDAIGDLTIEPELYDDIKRNRWCVPNDAKLKKLTMKEAHCTPYSVHLGGDKLYKDLKKTFWWPGMKKEIAEFVARYLTYQRVKGERRRPQGTWSKIQLALGYRKHVVRLHGVPMDIVSDRDARFIPRFWQELQNLMRTSLKIDEHSVPSCDRWSN, encoded by the exons atggagctgattgctGACTATGATATGAAAATCATCTATCATAAGGGGAAGgttaatgtggttgcagatgctttgagtagaaataTTGTGCATTCGTTATGCACCGCCATGTCGCTGATGAAATTGAAAGATGAAATGACTAAGATGGGGATTCACTTTATTAGCAAGGGGGATGCCATTGGTGATTTGACTATCGAGCCCGAACTTTATGATGACATCAAAAGGAACAG GTGGTGTGTGCCTAATGATGCTAAGTTGAAGAAATTGACTATGaaggaggctcattgcactccttattcggtacaTCTGGGAGGTGATAAGCTTTATAAGGActtgaagaagactttttggtggcccgGTATGAAGAAAGAAATTGCGGAGTTTGTGGCTAGGTATTTGACTTATCAAAGGGTCAAAGGAGAGCggaggagaccacaag gtaCTTGGAGTAAGATTCAGCTGGCTCTTGGGTACAGGAAGCATGTGGTACGACTACACGGGGTACCAATGGATATTGtttcagatagagatgcgagatttataccGCGATTTTGGCAAGAATTGCAGAATTTGATGAGGACTAGCTTAAAGATCGATGAGCACAGCGTTCCATCCTGCGATAGATGGTCAAACTGA